From the genome of Armatimonadota bacterium, one region includes:
- the xerD gene encoding tyrosine recombinase XerD, which translates to MQTAGFVITDTNLRAALEVWLESLQARKLSTRTVQSYREHVTPFVAFLQQQGCADFDDVQPFHIRRWLLYRQQQGISTHTLFNCYRNPRTFWNWCIREGLTTHNPFAKVEPPKREQVLKPALTPEEVEKLLQACEGKHWLNLRDRALILLLLDTGLRIHECHQLRVGDAMQNTLVIRGKGGKHRVVVLSAEVRLALHRYLKAYQAQRGVKLQADSPLWQGDRGTLTLEGLKVAVRKAGKRAGLRLGAHQLRRTFATWSLRNGITLEHLRLLMGHSDLKTTLQYLALVEDDLKAAHEAHSPLNLLRGRR; encoded by the coding sequence ATGCAGACCGCCGGATTCGTCATCACTGACACAAACCTTCGGGCAGCATTGGAGGTATGGCTGGAGTCACTGCAAGCACGTAAACTGTCCACCCGCACCGTGCAAAGCTACCGCGAACACGTCACCCCCTTCGTGGCTTTCCTGCAACAGCAGGGTTGTGCAGACTTTGACGACGTGCAACCCTTCCACATTCGCCGGTGGCTACTCTACCGCCAGCAGCAAGGCATCAGCACACACACGCTGTTTAATTGCTACCGCAACCCGCGAACATTCTGGAACTGGTGCATCCGTGAAGGCTTGACTACACACAACCCCTTCGCGAAGGTGGAACCGCCCAAGCGCGAACAGGTGCTTAAACCTGCCCTGACGCCTGAGGAGGTGGAGAAACTGCTGCAGGCGTGTGAAGGCAAGCACTGGCTGAATCTTCGCGACAGGGCGTTGATTCTGCTGCTGCTGGACACGGGACTGCGCATCCACGAGTGTCACCAGTTGCGTGTGGGCGACGCCATGCAAAACACGCTGGTCATCAGGGGCAAGGGCGGTAAGCATCGCGTGGTGGTGCTGAGTGCAGAGGTGAGGCTTGCCCTGCACCGCTACCTGAAGGCTTATCAAGCACAGCGGGGAGTGAAACTGCAGGCAGACAGCCCGCTGTGGCAGGGGGACAGGGGTACACTCACCTTAGAGGGGCTGAAGGTAGCGGTGCGCAAGGCAGGCAAGCGTGCAGGCTTGCGGTTAGGTGCGCACCAGCTACGGCGCACCTTCGCCACATGGTCTCTGCGCAACGGCATTACGCTGGAACACCTGAGGCTTCTCATGGGACACAGCGACCTCAAGACAACGCTGCAATACCTGGCGTTGGTGGAGGACGACCTGAAGGCTGCCCACGAAGCGCATTCGCCGTTGAATCTTCTCAGGGGACGCAGGTAG